The genomic window GTCCGGCCACCTGTGTCGTCCGTCGCGCAAGAGACTATTTCGCAGGCGAGAAAGAGGTGGGCGTCAAGAACGAGTTGTCCATCTTCGCAACGATCGGTCCGGCTGCCTCGCTCTGTTTTCTGACTTCGACCCATTCGGGATCGGCGACAAACTTGGCCCACTTGACCTCACGATCGGCCAGGCTCTCCCAGACAAGCATGTAGGGGAGCGCGTTGCTGTCCGGTCCGACCGCAGTCGTCCAGTATCCGAGTTGACGAATTCCCAGCCGGTTCCAGATGCCTACGGTGTGATCGCGAAATCTGGCAAGGACGTCGGGCAGGCGGCCAGGCATTGCGGTATAGACGCGTAGTTCGTAGGTCATCGGCATCAGTCCCGAAAAGATCGTTGCGGGTTGACGGGTGGCGGGCGTGACCGCCGGGCACGCATTGTGCCGCCAGAGGTCCCATCCGCCGTCAAAGGAGGTGATCTGCCCATACGAAAAGTCGCTCTCGGGGGCCGGTTAAGAGGTCACGTAAGGATCAGCACCAGGAGGCAGCAGCCTGACCTTCGCCAGCTCTCCACCTGACACTTCGGCCGCCATGCACAGCGCCCTCACCTGTGCGTCGATGCGCGCAGCGGACAGGCTGCGCACGACAGGCGCTGGTTCGTCTCAGACATCATGATGCCGCCGCGCACCCCCGCGTTCGGGTCCTCACAGCGCGCCTTGTCTCAGACATATCAATGACAAGGAACAGCCAGTGGCTGGTGCACGGCCGACATCCACGGCGCTGGCATCGTCGAGGCGAGTGGCTGCGGTATCGCGACGATCAGGATCGCTCCCGCCACCGCGGCCGCTGCAACAGTGGACGTGATCCACACCCCGTCGGTCCGCAGCTTGCCGGACGGCTGTGAGCCGGCATTGGTGGTGAATCGGTTCCGTGCCATCACCACGTCTCCCTACAACTCGCGCGACCGTGGCCATTCGGCTGCCGCGCGGTGCGACAGGCCGATGTCGCGCAGCGTGCGCTCGTCGAGCGAACTCAGCTCGCTGCGTGCCACGGCTCGGCGACGGTGCTCCCTCAGCGCAGCAGCGAGGCGGCGCCACGCAGACGCGAACCGGCCAGGCGCGCCGGTACGGCGGACGGCGGTGTAGATACAGCTCAGCAAGTGGTACATGTCAACCTCCGGATGCGGCCGCGAAACGGGCCGAGAGAAGATGGCCGTTCGGGACGGCCGCGCCCAGCGCGATGCCGTGGCCGAACAGCGGGACGGTGCCGATGCGCTTCAAGGCCCGGCGCACCGGCCGCCGAACGCACGCCACGGCCTGCAGCAGCGTCAGGTGCAGCACGTCTCGCTGCGCATGGCTGCCGCCCAGGCGGTGCGCCAGCGCGGGCAGGCTGCCGAGCAGGCCGATCGCGCGGGCATGGTCGCCCTGTCCGAATGCCATCAGGGCGCGACAAGCCGGCAGGCCGAGCTGGCGCGTGGTCTTGCCATGGCGCGTGGGCAGCGTTTCGCCAACGGCCAGCGCGCGTTCCAGTGTCCGCGCGCGAGCCCAGTCGCGCGCACCGACGAAGGCGAGCATCGCGTGCACGTCGGTGAAGCTGCAGAAGGCGTCGCCGATGTGCGGCTCCCAGGCATCGCAGAGTTCGTTCCAGCGCTCGCCGACATCGTGGCCGCGCAGGTGCAGTCGCCACAGCAACGCCGACGCGTCGATCAGGTCGGCAATCGCGCACGACTGCCCGGACCGCACCCGCTGGTCGTAGACCTCGAGCGCCTCGGCGACCTGGCCGCATCCCATGAGAAAGAGCGCCAGGTGCCACCAGCAATGCGTGGCGACGGAGCTGTTCTCGGCCCAGCACGCCTGGTGCTCGCGCATCCAGCGCAAGCCCTCGTCGGCGCGGTCCGTCATCTCGAAGACGTGCGCCATCACGTGGTGCGCCCGCGCGTCGAGCGGGTTCAGCGCCAGCGCTGCGCGCGCCGCGAACTCGGCGCCCTCACTGTCCCCGCATTCGACCAGGCCGAAGGCATGCATCGACAGCACGGCGTGGTAGCCGGGCACCTCGGGCGACCAGGCCGGCAGCAGGTTCGCGACCCGACTGCTCATGCGCTCGGCGTCCCCGACCAGGTAGTCGAACGCATGGGCCGCGTGCGCGGCAAGCGCATCGCGGGGGTCCTGCTGCAGCAGTTCGCCGAGCGTCTCCCGGGCGAAGTCGTAGTTGTCCGTCAGCACGCTCGCGATGGCCGCAAGGTGCAGCGCCTCCCGCTCGTTGGGCCCGAGGCCTGCCGCGCGATGCAGCACGGCCTGCGCCGACTGCACGCGTCGCCGGTCGCGGCTGCACAGCAGCGTATAGGCCTGCAGCACGTGCGCCATGACGAAGCCGGGGGCCTTCGCCAGTGCCTGCTCCAGCAATGCCCCGGTGCCGCTGCGCCAGGCCAGCACCGAGGCGAGCGCGCTTTCGTAGGCCGCCAGCGCCTCGGGCGTGGCGCCCGTGTGGGCCGTCGCACCCGCCCGTTCGACTGCCGCACTCATGACGCGCCCTCCCCTTGTGCATCGGCCGCTGGCGCGATGTTCAGGTTCATCCGGAACAGGTTGGCCGCGTCATAGCGGCGCTTGAGGGCCTGCAGGCGCGGGTAATTGGCACCGTAGGTGGCGGCCACGCGCTCGCCTTCGTCTTCCGTCAGAAAGTTGACGTAGCCGCTCCCCGTGGCGTGCGGCGCGGCTTCCTCGAAGGCCCGGCGCGCCCAGGCTCGCACGCGCTGGTCGTCCTTGGCATCCGACCAGCGGCCGTGCACGTTCATGATGAAGCGCGCGTCGCGTCCCACGAAGGCCGTGGCCGTGGGCTCCACACGCGACATCGCGCCACCCAGCTGCGCCAGGAAGACCTCGCATTCCGGTCCCGGCAGCCGCGAGCCGGAAGCGATCACGGCATCGAGCGCCGCGTCGCTCAGCGTGCCGAAGTTGTTCGACTTCCAGTAGTTGCGCCCGCCCGGCGTCAGCAGCGGGTCGAACGCGGTCTGGAAGGCCGCGTACGGCGTCGGCCCGAGCGCGGTGGCCAACGGCGTGCCGAAGCGCGTCACTGGCGCCGCGGCCTGCTCGCCCCTGGACAGGTCGCCGCAGTACAGCAGCGGAAAGATCACGACCTGCGTGCCGTGTGCGGAAACCGGCAGAAATGGCAGCGGCGGCGCCTTGCGCATCACCGCCCACACGCTCAGCTCGTCGGGTGCGCCGGCACTGAAGTCGCGCCACGCGCGCAGCACCTGGCGCGCCTGCTCGAACGGATAGACCACGAGGCCGGCATACACCTCGGGCCCGACCGGATGCAGCTGCAGCTTGAACGAGGTGACGACGCCGAAATTGCCGCCGCCGCCGCGCAAGGCCCAGAACAGCTCCGGCTCCGAGCCCGCCGACGCCTCGTGCACGGCGCCGTCCGCCGTGACCACCGTGGCGGCGATCAGGTTGTCGACGGTCATTCCGTGACGGCGCGTGAGCCAGCCGAAGCCGCCGCCGAGCGTGAGGCCGGCAACGCCGGTGGTCGAGTTGATGCCCAGCGGCGTGGCCAGGCCGTGGGCCTGCGCTTGGCGATCGAGGTCACCGAGCAGCGCGCCCGGACCGACCTGCGCGGTGCGCGCAGCGGCGTCGATGCGCACCTCCGACATTCCCGACAGGTCGAGCATCAGGCCGTCGTGCACGACCGCGTTCCCGGCGATGTGATGACCGCCGCCGCGCACGCTCAGCAGCATGCGGTGCGTCGCAGCGAAGCGCACGGCCGCCTGCACGTCCCCCACTGTCAGGCAGCGCGCAATGAGCGCAGGATGGCGGTCGACCGTGGCGTTCCAGACCTTTCGCGCGTCGTCGTAGCCCGCGTCGCCGCGGCGCAGGACGCCGCCGCTGATCTTCAACGCGAACGAATCGACCGCGGGCTGGAGCAGGGACTGGCGTTGGTTGTCCAGGGTGAGGTAAGAAAGCGATTGCATGGTTGACTCCTTCAATGAATGTGACGATGTGAAACCCGGCGCAACGCATTCCGCAGGTTCCCGGCGAACGGGCGGTCATCCGACTGCCACACCGACTTGACCCACGGCCACATGCAGATGGCCAAAGCTAGAAGTTGCGTACTCACGTTGACTCCGGTGCGTACCAGCGCAATGCGGCTGGGCTGGAATGGATTCTGAAAAGCACGTGCGTTCTTTTTGCTTCAGAGCCGGGGCATTCTTGTTTCGTTTGTTTCACGCAGCGCCGGCCGAATCGGTCTACGCTCCAACGGCCACAGGGAGCGTGAGCGAGCCAAGAGGAGGGTTCATGACGCCGAAGGCCAACATCCTGGTCGTGGACGACGAGCAGGACATCCGCGAAGTCATCGAGGAGTACTTTGTCTCCCACGGCTACCGAGCCATCGGCGCCGGGAACGCCGACGCCGCGCGGGCACTGGCGGCCGAGCACATGGTCGACCTGGCGCTGGTCGACATCCACATGCCCGGCGAGGACGGCCTGAGCCTCGCGCGCCATCTGCGCGAACGCTATGCACACGTGGCGATCGTGATGCTCACGTCGGCCGACACGGTGACCGACCGCATCGTCGGCCTGGAGATGGGGGCGGACGACTACGTGCCGAAACCCTTCGACCCTCGCGAACTGCTGGCCCGCGTGAAAAGCGTCCTGCGCCGCACGACACCGGCGCGGCGGGCGGACCTCGGCGCGCAGCGCGTGCGGATCGGGCGCTGCGTCCTCGACATTTCAGCCCACCGCCTGACCGACGACGCGGGCAGCGAAGTGCCGATGTCCCCGCTGGAGTTCGACCTGCTCAAGTCGCTGGCCGAGCACCCGAACCGGCCGCTGTCGCGCGAGCAGATCCTGAGCTCGCACGGGCAGCACGATTTGGCACCGTTCGACCGCAGCGTGGACCTGCGCATCATGCGGCTTCGCAAGAAGGTCGAGCCCGACCCGGAGCATCCGAGGTACATCCGGACCCTGCGCAATGCGGGCTATGTCTTCATTCCCGACGGCCGGTGAGGCACGCATGAGAAGCCACTTGCAAACATTCGGCGGCCGCACGCCGACGCGGCCGCGCGCGCTTGTCCTGCTGGCGCTTGTGCTGCTGGCGCTACTGCTGCCGGGCTGCTCTCGCCAGCCCGAATCGCCGCTGCGCATCGGCACCAACGTATGGATCGGCAGCGAGCCTCTCTATCTCGCACGCGACCTCGGCCACCTGCCAACCAAGTCGGTGCAGCTGCTGGAGTACCCCTCGGCGAGCGAGGTGCTGCGCGCATTCCGCAACCAGGCCATCGACGGCATGGTGATCAGCCTGGACGAGCTCTTCGGGCTTGCGGCCGAAGGCATGAGCCCGCGGGTCATCCTGGTGGTCGACGTGTCGCACGGCGCCGACGTAGTGCTGGGGCGGCCCGGCATGAAATCGATGACGGACCTGCGCGGCAAGCGCGTTGCGGTGGAAAGCGGCGCGCTCGGTGCCTTCGTACTGAGCCGCGCGCTTGCGCTGAACGGCATGCAGGCGAGCGACGTCACCGTGGTGCAGATGGAGTCCAACGAGCAGCCCGGCGCCTTCGAGCGGGGGCAGGTGGATGCCGCCGTCACGTTCGATCCGTACCGCGCGCAGATGCTCAAGCATGGCGCCACCACGCTGTTCGACAGCACGCGCATTCCTGGAGAGATCGTCGACCTGATCGCAGTGCGCCAGAGCGTGCTCGACAAGCACCCCAAGGCGGCGCAGACGCTGCTGGCAGGCTGGTTCAGGGCCGTCGACTACCTGCAGCGAGACCCGGCCGACGCGGGCAGGCGCATGGGCATCCGCCAGCAGACCACGGGCGAGCAGTACCTGGCCGCCCTGCGCGGGCTCCACATCCCCTCGCGCGAGGAAAACCTGAGGATGATCGGCGGCAGCTCGCCCGAGCTGGTGCCCACGGGGCGCCGGCTCATGGATCTGATGCTGGCCGCCAGGCTGCTTCCCGCTCCGCTGAAGATCGAGGACGTGCTGGCGCCCGCGCCGCTGGAAAGCCTGCCGCCGTGAAGTTGCGCCTGTCGACGTCGCTCAAGGTGACGGTGCCGCTGATCCTGCTGGGGTTTGCCGCGGTGCTGAGCACCTTCATCCTCGTGTACCACGTGCCGCAGGCCGAGCGCGCCACCGAAGTGCGCAGCCGCGAACGCATCGCACAGGAGATGTCCCGCCTGCAGAGCACGCTCGAGTACCTTTCACTGCGCGGCGACCTGGTCGCCGCGCAGCACGAGATCGCGGTGCTCGCGCACAACCACGAGATCGTTCTCGCGGTCCTCACGGACGAGCGGAACCTGGTGCTCGCCGCCACGCGGCGCGCCTGGCTCGGCAGGCCGGTCGCGGAGGTGTTGCCGACGTTCGACTTCCTCCAGGCCGCCGGCGCCATGCGCGAGCATCGCGCGCGGGTCACTGTCGACCCGACGGGCAATGAGCTGCTGGCCTATGCCGGCATCCTGATGGGCAGCCGCGAGCGAGAGGAGCTGCGCCCGTCCCAACGCGGCAGCCTGTTCCTGGCCTACGACCTTGCGGGCCCCAAGGCCGAGGCGCGCGCGCAGGTCATGCAGCAGTCGCTCTACTGGGCGGGCTGGGTGACCGCACTGGCGCTGG from Variovorax paradoxus includes these protein-coding regions:
- a CDS encoding NIPSNAP family protein; translation: MTYELRVYTAMPGRLPDVLARFRDHTVGIWNRLGIRQLGYWTTAVGPDSNALPYMLVWESLADREVKWAKFVADPEWVEVRKQSEAAGPIVAKMDNSFLTPTSFSPAK
- a CDS encoding DUF1127 domain-containing protein, with amino-acid sequence MARSELSSLDERTLRDIGLSHRAAAEWPRSREL
- a CDS encoding tetratricopeptide repeat protein, translated to MSAAVERAGATAHTGATPEALAAYESALASVLAWRSGTGALLEQALAKAPGFVMAHVLQAYTLLCSRDRRRVQSAQAVLHRAAGLGPNEREALHLAAIASVLTDNYDFARETLGELLQQDPRDALAAHAAHAFDYLVGDAERMSSRVANLLPAWSPEVPGYHAVLSMHAFGLVECGDSEGAEFAARAALALNPLDARAHHVMAHVFEMTDRADEGLRWMREHQACWAENSSVATHCWWHLALFLMGCGQVAEALEVYDQRVRSGQSCAIADLIDASALLWRLHLRGHDVGERWNELCDAWEPHIGDAFCSFTDVHAMLAFVGARDWARARTLERALAVGETLPTRHGKTTRQLGLPACRALMAFGQGDHARAIGLLGSLPALAHRLGGSHAQRDVLHLTLLQAVACVRRPVRRALKRIGTVPLFGHGIALGAAVPNGHLLSARFAAASGG
- a CDS encoding FAD-binding oxidoreductase; its protein translation is MQSLSYLTLDNQRQSLLQPAVDSFALKISGGVLRRGDAGYDDARKVWNATVDRHPALIARCLTVGDVQAAVRFAATHRMLLSVRGGGHHIAGNAVVHDGLMLDLSGMSEVRIDAAARTAQVGPGALLGDLDRQAQAHGLATPLGINSTTGVAGLTLGGGFGWLTRRHGMTVDNLIAATVVTADGAVHEASAGSEPELFWALRGGGGNFGVVTSFKLQLHPVGPEVYAGLVVYPFEQARQVLRAWRDFSAGAPDELSVWAVMRKAPPLPFLPVSAHGTQVVIFPLLYCGDLSRGEQAAAPVTRFGTPLATALGPTPYAAFQTAFDPLLTPGGRNYWKSNNFGTLSDAALDAVIASGSRLPGPECEVFLAQLGGAMSRVEPTATAFVGRDARFIMNVHGRWSDAKDDQRVRAWARRAFEEAAPHATGSGYVNFLTEDEGERVAATYGANYPRLQALKRRYDAANLFRMNLNIAPAADAQGEGAS
- a CDS encoding response regulator codes for the protein MSEPRGGFMTPKANILVVDDEQDIREVIEEYFVSHGYRAIGAGNADAARALAAEHMVDLALVDIHMPGEDGLSLARHLRERYAHVAIVMLTSADTVTDRIVGLEMGADDYVPKPFDPRELLARVKSVLRRTTPARRADLGAQRVRIGRCVLDISAHRLTDDAGSEVPMSPLEFDLLKSLAEHPNRPLSREQILSSHGQHDLAPFDRSVDLRIMRLRKKVEPDPEHPRYIRTLRNAGYVFIPDGR
- a CDS encoding ABC transporter substrate-binding protein — protein: MQTFGGRTPTRPRALVLLALVLLALLLPGCSRQPESPLRIGTNVWIGSEPLYLARDLGHLPTKSVQLLEYPSASEVLRAFRNQAIDGMVISLDELFGLAAEGMSPRVILVVDVSHGADVVLGRPGMKSMTDLRGKRVAVESGALGAFVLSRALALNGMQASDVTVVQMESNEQPGAFERGQVDAAVTFDPYRAQMLKHGATTLFDSTRIPGEIVDLIAVRQSVLDKHPKAAQTLLAGWFRAVDYLQRDPADAGRRMGIRQQTTGEQYLAALRGLHIPSREENLRMIGGSSPELVPTGRRLMDLMLAARLLPAPLKIEDVLAPAPLESLPP